In Pirellulales bacterium, the genomic window GGCACCGTCGACGGTCAGATCCAGGATTCCGGCCTCGGCAAGGCTCAGCAGCGGAATGCCCTCCTGTGCGGCCAGCCGGGCCGTGTTCTCCGATGTCGGAACACCGTGAACAAGCAGGCTCCCACTGCGGACGCGTTCTCCCAGCGCCCGCACGAATGCTTGGGCTGCGCGCCCGGAACCGAGACCGATGCGAGAGCCATTCGGTACGAGTTCGAGCGCCCGCTCGATAATTGTCATCGGATGATCCTGTGAGCATCGTCGCTTGGCGTAATTGTGCCTTGTGCAAGGCATTATATTGCAGTCTCGCCAACACTGCGATGTGGTTGATCGGACTGGCCTCGGCCGCTCCGGGCGCAAAGTCAGCGTGGCACGAGAAACTATACAAATACTCGTGCGCAATAACGTGGGGCCCTGTTCGCAATCGCTGCGCTAATTCGCATCACGAGATCACCCGATGCGGACGCGCATTCCCCACGGTGCAAGCGAGGTTCAGCTGCCCCGATCGCCCGGCGAAAACTTTACCGAACCGGGACTGATCAATGTTTGCGTCTCTTTGATGAGCGTCGAAAGCTTCATCGCCGCGAGCGTAAAGCTCGTCAGCGCTTCGCGCCCGTTCGGACATACCCAGACCCAACAGTCGTGATAATGTCCGACGTAACAGGTGTCCTTGGGCACGTCTCGCTTGCGGCCGACATAGAACCAGCCGGTTTCGATCAAGCTCAACTCGCGCTCGATGAGGGCGACCTGCCGGCTGACATCGCGTGCCAGCGGAGATTTCTCACCAGAGCTTCCGGCGAAGGATTCGTTGTTCGTCGTGACAACTTCGGCGTCGGCGGCTGGACCCTCTCTGCGCATCGTGGCCAGTTTTTCGTAGAACAGTTCCGATTCATCGCGCAGGTCGGTGTTGACAGCCACTTGATTCTTCAATTCGTGCGACAGCTCGTCGAGCAATTCCGGCGTGGGCATTTCGGGCGAGCCGTGCGCGCGGCGGTAGGCAATGCGCAAGAGCCGCAGTTCTAGCGTATCGATGACCGGCGAGCCGCCCCATTGGGCAACCGCCGTACGCGATCCGAACAGCTGCGGCAGAGTTTCGGTCGGCGGCCCAAGGTCCACGGCAGCGCCAACCGTGGCCGAGTCCGTGATCTGCGTCGTCCCCTCGCGGAGATTGATGTGCCACGGCAGCGCCGAAGGGTTGGCGGAAAAAAGCGCGAGATTGTCGAGGACCTGCTGATACTGCAACTCGGGCAGGGTGGCACCTTGGCTGATCGTGCGTTGGCGCAAGCGCTCACTCATACAGCCGGCCGAACAGGCCAACCCTAGGACCAAAATGATCCGAGCAACGCGCATGGAGATTCCCGGCCGCGCAGAACAGGTAATTTATTCGGGTTATATCGGCGCGGGGGGCGGCGCGACATGAGAATGGTGACGATTTAACTCTGCCACCGCAGGCGTAACTCGTGCAAAGCTCGCCAACTACCTAGGCATCGTTGCGACGTGTGTTTTTGTCGCCAGCGTCGTGCCGCTAGCAAGACTGGCAAATGGCGCGGCCGTCGCTCGACATGCGAGGCGAACCGCGCCACGCCACTTAAGAAATAAGGCGCTCGGCCACACGGTTCTCGTTCAGACCGCCGGCGAAATCGCGCGCACGTCCCAGGCGTCGAATCCGTGGTGGAAACGGGGACGGGGAGTCAGCTTCTCAAAAGCGCGAGAAACTGCGTGCGGATTGACGACTACCCCCCCCTGCGATGTGGGAACTGGCTGCGGTCTCACTGATAATTGCGGTGGAACCACCGTGGTCAGCCCCTTGTCACTAACGGCCATTGCCACGAAGATCGTCCCACAGAGCTCCGGAAGCGGTCTTCTATGGGCCGCGGTATTCTATCCCAGTCGCCGGTTCAGAGTTTGATCAGAAACCGGTGCAACACCTGCGAGCGGCGGTGGCTCGCCAGAGGAAACGCTCATGAGGTTATGGTATCTGCTTTCGTTATCGTGCGCGCTGGGCTGGGTGAACGTGGTTCTGGGCGCTCCTCTCAGCGAGCAGAGCATCGGCGCCTACGGCGACAGCATGACGATGCAGTATTCTCTGTGGGTCCCTTTGGCCACGGCCAATGGATATACACTCTACTCCAACGGCACCCAATTCAATTGGGCCGACCAGTTGGTCAAAGCCGGCTACAACCTTGGGCCGGTCGCCCCTTTCCCTAGTTCGCTTTTCAATGGTGCCACGTACAACTCGTACGATGCGGGCATCGTTGGCGCCCAGAGTAGCGATGTCGTCAACACCGAAGTGGGCCTATTGCAGCCCGTCGTTGCCGCCGGGGATCTGCACGTTCTCGTGGATATCATCGGCGCAAACGACTTCAACGGCACCGCGTCCAAGACTATCTACAACGATGCCGCGAACAAGTCGTACAACCCACTGACGGATCCCACTACCGTCGCCTACGCCAAGAACGTCTACAACACCATTGCCGCTGGCGTGACCGCTACGCTGGCTGAGAATCCCAATCAGAAAATGATCCTCGCCACGATTCCAGACCCCACTCAGACACCGTCCGAAAAGGGGAGCTATTCCAACGTTGCGCAGCACGCCGCGGTCGCCAAGGTCATTCAATCGGTCAATGCCCAAATCATCAGCCTGGCGGCTGCGCATCACTTTCCGGTGATCGATATGTACGCCATTGGCAATCTCGCTCCGTCGTTGACCACCTTCGCCGGTGTAAACATGTTGAATGCCGGAGGCACCAGCGGAAACGATTTGTTTCTGTCCGATAGCTTTCATCCTGGCAACGTCTTGCAGGGCATCATCGCCAACACCGTGTTGCAGGCCGACCATGTAGCCTACGGCGACAGCGTGAACCCGATCTCGGATCAGCAGATTGCCACCTGGGCCGGACTCACCCCGAATGCATCGACTTCCTATTTCAACGTCAATCCGTTTGTCATCTACGCGGCACCTGAACCGTCGACACTTGCGCTGGCCGGACTAGGCACAATCGGTGGCTTGCTGGTCGCCTGTGCCCGCCGCCGACAGGCGGCTAGGCGTTAAACTAAGAGACGAGCGACGTGCGTAGCACTTTATTCATCACCTGCCTGGTTGCCACGCTTAGCCATTTTTTGGTCGACGAGGTTCCTGTCCACGCTGACACGGTGGGGCCATACCCCATTCAAGCTCAGACTGGCATCTGGCCGCCTGAGGCGCCGCATGTGACCTACTACACTCCCCCTGCGGGATACCCGATGGCCACGGAATATTTCTATGCCGTGCAAGACATCTACAATCCTGCACCTGCCGAAGTGGAAATCGACTGGTTGGAAGTGCACGCCATCGTCAATGGCCAAGACGTCGTGATCGATCGCAGCGACTACGGGACGGGCCCCGGGCAGCAGCGAAATATCTCTGGCGACTACACGCTGCGCAGCGACATGGTGACCGAGCTGCCTGGGGCCATATTTTCGAGTTGGACCACGGATGCCGTGTCGTTGACCCCCAGCGACAATCCCGGCGCCGCTTATTCAGTTTGGAACGACACGCCAGGACTGGTGCCTGCGGGCGCGACGGACGTTTACGTCCAGGCCAGGGTGCTGGTTACCGGTTCGGCCGTGGCGCAAATCGGCCTCGATTATTGGAACAGTAGCGTGACGGCGAACGTCAACGGCGCTTACGGTGGCTTTCGGATCCTTGCCAGCCCGGATTGGCAGACGGTCACTTTGGGATTCAAGCCCGCGGTCAAGGGAGACGTAAACAACGACAACCAGGTCAATGGTCTTGATATCAATATGATTGCGACTCATTGGATGGAACTCGGCACGTCGCCACCGGGGGACGCCAATGGCGATGGAATGGTAAACGGCCTGGACCTCAATCTGGTTGCCTCGCATTGGTTGCAAAACACTGGCGGCATGCAAGTGCCTGAGCCTCCGTCAGTTTTAATGGGGGCATTCGGCGGCATCGTATTGCTTACATGCTGCCGTCGCATCCTGGCCGCTATGCGCGACGCGCATACGATCTAGCCGTGGTGAACAAGAGCCGCGTCGGCGTGACACGAAGGGTTCTCGAGCGCGCGCCGCAGCCGCTTGTGCCGGCCGGGGAGGCGAGCGTAGTATGGGGGCCCAATCGCGTAGCAAGTATGTCTGATCCGTCTGACACGAGTTTGCCGGCATGACGCATTTTACATGGATCGACGCATCGATCGTCGGCGTGTATCTGGTGGCCACGATGGCCGTAGGGCTGAGCGTCCGCAAATACGTCGGTAAAGTAGAGCACTTTCTGGTTGCCGGTCGCGAAATGGATGTCTACCTGGGCATCGCCTCGCTGGCGGCGACCGAGTTCGGCATCGTTACGTGCATGTCATCAGCCGAGCTTGGTTATAAGCACGGTTTTGCCGGCGCCTCGGTGGGCATCACCTACGCGATCGCCATGTTCGTGGTTGGTTACACCGGCTTTTGCGTCAAGAAGCTGCGCGATTCGGGTGTGGTCACCATCGCCGAACTGTTCGAAAAGCGTTTTGGACCGCGGATACGCTGGTGGAGCGGCCTGGTGATCGTTGTCGGCGGGTTGCTCAACATGGGCACCTTCTTGCGGCAAGGGGGCGATTTTCTGATGACCGTTTGTGGCATCGGTCTCGAGAATCTCGAAGTGACCATGACCGTGCTCCTGGCCGGGGTCACGTTTTATACGATCGTCGGAGGCATGTTGTCGGTACTAGTGACCGATTATCTCCAGTTCGTGGTGATGAGCATCGGGCTCCTGGCCGTGACGTTCATCATGATGTTCAATGTTCCCTGGAGCGACCTGGTCAGCGTAGTTCAAGAGCGCCACGGCGCGGGAGGCTTCAATCCGCTTTCGAATCCGAACTTGGGCTGGCCATTCATCGTGTTCAACATGCTTCTGAACACGGCCGCCGTGCTGACCTGGCAAACCACGATTGCGCGCCTGCTGGCGGCCAAAGACACGAAGACCGGCCAACGGGTCTACACGGCGACCAGCTTCTTTTTTGTGTGCCAATTTTTGATCCCCGCGATTTGGGGCATCGCAGCCATGGCCACGCTCGAAGACGGATTGATCACTGCCGACAATGCGGCCCAAGCCATGCCCATCTTTTTGAGCCGCACGGTGCCGACTGGATTAATGGGGCTATTGGTGGCGGCGATGCTGGCCGCGGATATGTCGACCGATTCGTCGTACATGCTGACCTGGGGAAGCGTGATCTACAACGATCTGCTCGCACCCCTGCGCAAGGCGCCCTGGTCGGATAAACGGGGCCTTTTGGTGAATCGCGCGATCGTGGCCCTGATCGGGCTGTTCCTGTTCTTTTTCGGTCTGTGGTATCAGATCGGCGACAACGGAATATGGGCCTACCTGACCGTTACCGGCACGATCTACCTTTCCAGCATGTCCACTCTGCTTGTCGCTTGCTGCTATTGGAAACGTGCTAACGATTGGGGAGCCGCCGCGGCTATTGTCGCTGGGGCGATTTTCCCCTTAACGTATTTGATCCTGGAGCAGCTACCGTCTACGGCGGTACGGGCCCAATCGATTGGCCCCTATTATTCCGGTATCGCCGCGTTTGCAGGCGCGGCCGTGGCGATGATCGTCGGGTCGTTGATCAAACCGATGTTCGTGACCGACTCAGTCAGCGAGGCCAACCTATGAGCGCTACGTTCTGGTGGGTGCTGACCATCATTTGCCTGGTGTGGTATTCGACCGTCACCGTCTATGTCGGCATACGCGGCGCTTGGGACATCAAGAACATGCTTTCGCGCCTGGAGCACTTGCAAAACGCGGAAGATGAAGGCGAATCTCAGCCCTAGCCGCTGCGTCAAATCCAAATGTTCGGGTGCCAGTTCACGCTTGCCTGAGCATGCTCCTCCTGCAAGTACGTACTCTAAAGATGCTTCGGCATGGCCACGACGAACGTGGCCATGGCACCCCAACCCGAGATTCAAGCGTTGAAAAAGCACCAGTCGGCCGGACGAACGAACGTTTGATAGCGGCGCAGCCCGGCGAGAGAACTGTCGGTTATCGATTTGCAGGCGCGCCTCAGCGCACGTCACTGAAGCCGCGTAGCCCCTTGCTGAAATCCGGATAGGTTACCCAGACCGTCGGTTGGGTGTCTTCCTTGGCCGGCTGCCAGGCGTGGTCGTCGTAGGCAGGCTGGCTCCAATTCGGCTCTTCGTTGTTGCTTGCTTTCCAGCTGGCG contains:
- a CDS encoding sodium:solute symporter family protein, encoding MTHFTWIDASIVGVYLVATMAVGLSVRKYVGKVEHFLVAGREMDVYLGIASLAATEFGIVTCMSSAELGYKHGFAGASVGITYAIAMFVVGYTGFCVKKLRDSGVVTIAELFEKRFGPRIRWWSGLVIVVGGLLNMGTFLRQGGDFLMTVCGIGLENLEVTMTVLLAGVTFYTIVGGMLSVLVTDYLQFVVMSIGLLAVTFIMMFNVPWSDLVSVVQERHGAGGFNPLSNPNLGWPFIVFNMLLNTAAVLTWQTTIARLLAAKDTKTGQRVYTATSFFFVCQFLIPAIWGIAAMATLEDGLITADNAAQAMPIFLSRTVPTGLMGLLVAAMLAADMSTDSSYMLTWGSVIYNDLLAPLRKAPWSDKRGLLVNRAIVALIGLFLFFFGLWYQIGDNGIWAYLTVTGTIYLSSMSTLLVACCYWKRANDWGAAAAIVAGAIFPLTYLILEQLPSTAVRAQSIGPYYSGIAAFAGAAVAMIVGSLIKPMFVTDSVSEANL
- a CDS encoding PEP-CTERM sorting domain-containing protein is translated as MRLWYLLSLSCALGWVNVVLGAPLSEQSIGAYGDSMTMQYSLWVPLATANGYTLYSNGTQFNWADQLVKAGYNLGPVAPFPSSLFNGATYNSYDAGIVGAQSSDVVNTEVGLLQPVVAAGDLHVLVDIIGANDFNGTASKTIYNDAANKSYNPLTDPTTVAYAKNVYNTIAAGVTATLAENPNQKMILATIPDPTQTPSEKGSYSNVAQHAAVAKVIQSVNAQIISLAAAHHFPVIDMYAIGNLAPSLTTFAGVNMLNAGGTSGNDLFLSDSFHPGNVLQGIIANTVLQADHVAYGDSVNPISDQQIATWAGLTPNASTSYFNVNPFVIYAAPEPSTLALAGLGTIGGLLVACARRRQAARR